In Leishmania braziliensis MHOM/BR/75/M2904 complete genome, chromosome 27, the DNA window TGCCAGTCAGCTCGGCATTCTCCACCTGCGGCGTCGACGAGAACGccggtgcacacacacaaaaaaagcacacgaaaCTGACGTAGGCCTCggcaagagaggggagaggcagagaaggtaTGGGGcgcgaggagagaaggagggagggagagagggaggcacaaAGGTGTAGCCACGTGGGCTCTCTTTTCGCGTGTCCGTCTGTGTAGGGGTGGGATGGCACATGTGCGCGCACTCCACAGgtgcggcgaagaggagggtAAGCGCCCAAAGAGGGCGACGTGgccacgcagacacacgcgcccaCATCGAAACTGCGCGTGTTCCCTCAATGCGTCCCTCCGGGACTACTAGAGGccgaaggagagaagagagtgcAAGAAGGGCAGTACCCGCCTCGCCGGCACCCCCAACTccgccgccctctctcctttttcgtTTGCCTTACAAACCCCACAAAGAAGTATGGTAGATGGCGGGTGAGGGGCAGCCTGGGGGCAGCAACACGCATCGTGCCTTTTTGTTTGGGTAGACATGTGAGTGCATATGTCGCTCTTGCTGTGGCCTTTCTGGTGTCtaagagcgaaaaaaaaaagagaaaggggatCGGGGAAGCCCCCAACTGTACGCTTGCGGATACAagcacacactcacactcgccatgaggagaggggcgaaCAGAGGTCAAGAGGAAACGAAACGCATGAGTGACGGAGGAAAAGCACAAGAGAGCAGCGCAGTAGAGCTAAAGAGGCTGCAATGGTggtcccctcctcctcctcctcctcctcgtctctctcctctcaaCTGTGCTGCCACAGTACATAGAGACGTTGGGTAGAAGAGTACCTTCTTGCTCCGTTCATCCCTCCCCTTCATATAAACTACATCACAGGTAGGGAGAGGAAACAACAGACAAACGAACCAACAAACAAATAGGGGAAAACGAGAACACGCACATCACCGATCCGCAGACGCGCCCTCTCCGCGAGGAACAACGTGTTTTCTGCGCGGTGCACGAGTGGCGTCATAGGAAAAGACAGCACAGAGcaacagagcgagagagaaccCGTAGCCTCCTTGCGGAACCCACTGCTGTGGCAAGACCACCTCAAagtaaaagagagaagaaatacGCGCAACTGCTGGTTCAGCTTTACATAAAGCGCCAACGTattgcgcctctctcccacacgcacacacacgctgccgcCTTCCGTTGGTTAGCACGCGGGGTGTAGTAGTAGTAGTCTGCGTCGAGCGCACAGCCTACAGTGTGAAGGGAAatgagcaagagagagagttgcATACACGAGAGGGTTGGCAGGAGAGCGGAGCAAACTCGAGAGATGGACGGCGCAAATGCGCCGAACGCCAACAAACAACcaggcaggggggggggggggcgaagggTAGAGGGGGCGCAGTATGGCACACCGTCTGTCTGCCCCTCCCCGGTCCACGACTAAATGCCGGGCAGGTTGATTTCATCGTCCGAGTCGCTGTCCTTCACCTTCTTCAAACCCTTCGATCCATTCTGCTTGGCTTTTCCATCAACAATGTCGTCGTCGGAGAGGCCAGTGGAAAAGTCTCTGTcggccgcagcaccaccgcctgctCGGCGGCCCGCCACTGCCGTATCGGGCGCGACCGTGCCACTtgtgcggcggcgatgggCGTGGATGTTGCTCCCGCCCTCGAGGGAAGAGTCGCcttcgtcgtcgccgctctCACCGCCGACACTGCTACTGCTACTGTGgatctgctgccgctccactTTCTTCATTGTCTTGAACCACTCGTTGGCCTCCTCGTTGAGACCAGCGTCCTTGCAGAGCTGCACCAAGTAATTGAGGCATTCGACATTGTCAGGGTATTTGCGGTGCAACTGCTCGTACAGCCGCTTCGCCTGCACGTAgtcaccgcggcggcggtggcaagAGGCCACCATCAGCTGCCACTTCACCTCCTGGGGCTGAATATGCGAGGCTCGCTCGAAGAACTGTACCGCCCTATCGTAGACTTCGTTCTTCACGAAGTACGCGCCGAGCCATGAAATGACGTCCATGTTCACCTGGTAGTAGCGGTAGGCCTCCAGGTAGTAGTGGAACGCCTGCacatcgtcgccgtcgcggGCGTAGAGGGAGCCGATGCGGGCCAGCGCGTTCGGGTCCGTCGGCACACGACCAATGAGGCGGTTGAACCACTCCAGCGCTGACGGGTCGCCGACAAGGTCGCTGAGGTCAGCAATCTGGTAGAGCACCTCGTTGCTGTCGACGAGCGCCTGCATGCGCTTGAacgtgcgcaccgcctcctcgtaCAACCCTAGCTTCTTGGCGGCCAAGCCGAGGTTGTAGATGGCCTCCACGTTGTCAGCCTCTACCGCCAGGGCCTTGTTGTACAGCTCCTTCGCCTTGTCGTAGTCCTTCTTGACAAAGGAAAAGTTACCTTTGTTCACGAGTGCCTTGGCGTTGTACTGATTCGCGCCGAGGCTGAGGTCGCTGTATTGCTCCCCGCTGTCGTAGTCACCCTCAAGGAAGTAGAGGTACGCCAGGTTCGTGGCCGCCCGTGCTCGGAGGCTCTTGTCCTTCTTCTCGAACTCTTTCAGGCCGTTGATTGCCTCCTGATAGCGCTTGTGCTTGAGGTAGTTCAGGTTTTTGCACATCTCCAGCTCACTCGCCACATGCGAGGTCGGGTCGCGCATCTCGTAGTTGCGCAACTGGGAGATGATGTAGTCGTAGCCGACGCACCAGTCCTTATGCAGTACTGGAGCAATCAAGCGAGCCGCTGTGATGATGTACTTGAGATACCTGGCATGGCGCTCCTTGCGCATGCGGCTCAGACCGTCGTCCACCAAGACGTCCTTccacttctcctcctcttcaaagtcctcctcgctgtcgAGCCCCGTGAGGCGACAATTTGTGAGGCGCGTGAACGTCCGCTTCATCTGCTCCGTCTCTCCCAGCGCGTAGTAGCACAAAATGAGGTTGTACGTGGCATTAACGTCGCCGTTGCCCTCTACCACTGTCTCATAGCTGTTCGCAGCGTCCCTGTACTGGCCCAGCTTCACAAACGCGTTGGCGATAttgcggcagaggtggtaGCGGAGCTCTTTGCCCGCGGTCGGCGTCTCGTCCAGCACCTTGCGGTACATCTTGATGGCTAAGAGGTAGTTCTGCTGCGCAAGGTAGATGTTGCCCATGTTCACCCGCAAGCGGCCAGCTTGCGGAAACTGCACGTTGCGAATGATGAGGTTGTACGTGTTGAGAGCCTCAGTGTACAGCTGATGGTTTTGGTACTGGACCGCCAAGTTGAAGTGCACTGCGTAGGTAAGGTCGACATTGATCTGCTCGACGAACCCGTACTGCTCGCGCTTTTTGCATAGTGACCGCTCCAGCTTGCCGGCATCCTTGGCCTTCTCGAGGGCTGCGCCGTAGTCCTTCTGCAGAGCCAGCATGGCGCTCTCCTCGATCAGCTTGTTCACCTGCTTCTCCATCTCAGccagctcctcttcctgaCTGTTCTCACTCCGCTTCTTCAGCGGAGGGGCTGGGCCCATCGTCATGTTTGTCATGCGAGCTTGACCAGTGGGGTCAAAGAGaacggcagcaccgccggcgtTCGTGCTTCGGAAACCGACGGCGCGGTTGGACGTCATGGGTCGCGCGGCGCCGGAGAGACCGCAGCCCACCGCACCCATGCGGCTGCCCGGTACACCCCAGGCGGAGCCCATGCCTGCCCGTCCCCACTGCGAAGGCGGGGCCTGCATGAGGGGGTTGCCACTCATAGCCTCCTGCGGTGGGGCTTCAAACGGGTTTGTGCTCGTCGTCCATGGGTTCGACCCGATATCCGGCGTCTGGAAGGCCGCGTAGATATCTTCGTCGTTGCTGTTCATCCTGCTCAAGCCCTCGCCTCCGTAACGAGACCAAAAAGGGGGGCCAGGGTGGGAGAAAACGCcggtagcagcagcgtgatggCGGCTCCACGCTAACACACGCGCTAACAAATGCTTGGAAGGGCGAAACGGCGCAGTGCACGACAGGGGAGGTTTGCGGGGGAAAGCAGAGGGGGGAACGGGCGTAGAACGGAGGACTGCAGCGTCGAAGCTGTTGTGCGACGGCAATGgtgagagaaggaaagggagagagaagtgcgaTGAAGACTGCGTATAAAAAGGGTACAGAGAaacgctgctggtgcttccGCATCGGGAGCGCAGGGCAATGGAGGGACAACGCGACACCAAGAGACGCAAGCGCAGAGCTATTATATGAGGAGCACCAGGTGCCAGCCAACCGTGTGaatggggtgggggtggggcaaCGAAACGAATCTATGAGACGTCCTTTCCAGCAGGTCTCTGGGTAATTGGCCAAAGCAACGAAGAATGTGAAGCCGTTAACAGGGCGCTCCCCGGAGAGGGATGAacagaggaagcgaggaaggagcgagaaagagaagaaagatAGCAGGtgagagatggagagcgcATACGCTTGGAGTCTTAACGAAGTGATGACGCGCATTCCGAAACAGAAGACCGAGTCCTCTTCAACACCACGGGAAGGACAACTGTGCGTCAGACAGAGCGGAAGAAGCACGCAATGAGAACTCGAGTGCCCAAAGATAGGTAGcgcaaagggggaggaggctgTAACGGGTGGCTCACGTAGATTACCAGAAGGCACGTCCTGGTTGATACTCTTGTCACCACTGTACCTTTTTCTTCCTGTGTGATTGTTGAGTAAACAGGCAGTGTCTGCTCAGTAATGCTTTCCATTCATCATTCAGATCTGGAAACAGCAaaacacaaacgcacacacattcgcgcaagcaaacaagcaaaTCCTCATTACTCATACACGTACCCACTCCACACAAGATCATAAAACTCGCCGCCATCCACAGGTATGCGTCTTCCATCTCGCTCGCCCGTCCTGCTCGCACTCGCTTACTCGGTATCCGCCAACAAAAATGAATAAATGAAAAAACAGACCCTGTCAAGTCGCGCAGTAGCAGAGAAAGCTGACAAAGCGAGTCCGCATGGGGAGCAACGCACACAACACTACACACACTCCCTCAAGCCTCACTTCGACAAGAGACATCCTACATACTCACAATAGccttccacacacacacggatatggcgcttcctctctccatgGCTTCGCCAGTGACTAGGATGAGTAGTCACCGCGGATCTCGTCAACGATAAACTTTCATGCAAGTACACAAGAAGCGGCGCGCTTGCCCTCCTCTCGGCGCTGTAACCGAACCACCCTTCGCCTTCGCTCTGCTCCCTtccacacaccaccaccagaagCAGTAATCTCAGCACAGAGGGTGCGGAAGACTGCGAGGTCGGTAAGGTGAAGTAGATGAAGGCAAACAGACGCCTGTAGCTGCAGCCCGCGCGAAGAGGCAGGGAAGATGCCGAGAGGGAGAACGTagtagagggagagacaaggCCAAGATGAGAAGAGTGtgcagagggaaagaggtgcCTGGCTGCAGACACACAAGCGTACGCCATCTGAATGACCTTtcaggggaagggggaggggcaaaaGCACGACACGAAAAACAGCAGGGAAAAAACACCTCTGCAAGCCTGACGGAAACCCGCCTTCGAGTCAacgagagaaggagagagccaTGCGCATATacgcagagaaaaaagagaagtcaaggcaaaaaaggggggacaGGAAGCAGCGACCGCCTCGtacagagagaaagcgagggtGAAGACGACAGAACAACAAATCGGTGAAACAAGCAGAGAGCAGCACAAAATACATATGCGGGAACGTAGGAAGCCAAAGGGCAACCGACATGGCATTTTTGCCTTCCCGCTCCCCCACATTTCTCGTTCCACCACGAACACGTCGGCCAACATGCGCATTACAGCCGCAGCCCATCTGTCTCTGTTGCGCCACGACTGCGCCAAGGAGCCCGGCCCACCCAATACCCTTGGGGGTCGCTCAGCCAACTGCAATACCACCGCATACAATGCAGGCTGAGTCCACAACTACGTCCAACATCatcgcagcgcagccactgcagagaggcagcaggCGAATACATATGTTTGCGGGACCGTCGACACAATCCGTCGCGGGCTTCTACTATCGTGCTTACAGCAACACGTCTCTTCCGcacagcaccagcacagaCCCGTCCGACGGCCCCAGGAGTCTGCAGCCGTACCCGAGGGCCGGCTGCAGGTcgcttggcttccccacaacGAGTGGGTGCTGGGCACTGGATACAATGCGGTGAGGTGGCCGGCCATCATGAGGAAAACATACCTGcgacacgaaaaaaaagaaagcagacaaagcaacacacacacacgggcacaAAGAGGTATCCGCGcagcctccctccccttcttcacTCCACTCttggcctctctctccatgtgtgggtgtgtcctTTGGATTGAGGGTGAGAAGAAGAGGCTGCGAAAGACGGAAGCAAGCGAAGAACACCACACACAATCACACGTCTGAGACCCGTCAACATATCAGCCGTCACCCAATCGGGAAAACTGGTGAGCATCACGCTCCACGCGTCTTCTCGTTGGAGCGCGTCTTCATCCTGTACACGCGTTCGTGATTCTCTTTTGTGGCTCAGTCGCCTCGAAACACCTGACGCCTCTATCACTGCCACGGTGTCTTGTCCGCGTAACCCCGGTTCGCGTTTAAGACGGAGAAAATGGCTTGaaggatggcggcggcggcaatcCGATCGCACTCGGCCGCGCTGTCGCACCACTGATGGTCTGGAAGGTGCCCAGTGAGGTGGCGGGGGGATGTACACTGTAGCCGTTCGCCACTCCTTTGGGTGGTTGAGGCTGCTCCGGTGCggcgggaggaggcgcaAACGCCTGGCCGGCCACTGCTGTTGTCACTGCGGCCGGATAGGCGTACGGATTGCTTGTTGGGGGCTGaggttgctgctgtggtaCCGCCGTGTTCTGGACAAATGTTGTCTGCGGAGGGGTTGGGAATCTGGCGCTCACGACAGCTGTAGTTGAGTGCTGATCGCTGACATTATTGCAggcgcggccgccgctgtaCGGATATGTGCCTGGGGCAGTGCCTGCACACGGTGTAGGTGCTGGTGCACTTGCGTGCACAGAGGACAGAGAAGGCACGCCTGTGCTGTTGTCGCCCGAGACAGAGAGGTAGTGCTCCGGCACCTTCGACTGAAGAGGCGGCGGTCCGTAGTGCTGCGACTGTGCAGGTGCTGGTGGGGATGTAGAGATTCCGTCGTGCGCCGGAGGCGAATAGACATGCGGCTGCGAGGACTGGACAGGTGTAGGGGGTGGCAATGATGACGCGTCCGAGTTGGGAGTCAGTgacgcggaggcggcagGATAAGCACTTCCAACGGCAGGGTACGTCGGCACAGATATAGCAGGCATCGCCGGCAGGTATGTCTGCGCAGACTGTGGTGGAGAGCTCATCTGCGAGTGAGCCGATAGTGACTGCATGTGCGATGGGGCCTGAGTGGTCGCCGAGGTAGTTGTGCTGGCGGTTGGCGGGGTAGGTAGGTAGTAGGGACCAGCGGGCGTGCTCATCATCGTCGATGGAGAAGACACCATGGGAGCAGTTGATTGGGCTTGATACGAAGGGGCATCGCCGTAGACGGTGTAGGGCTGAGCCCTCTGTTGCGGCATCGCTGGGGTTGCGCTTGCGGTACCAAAGTAGTCTGGGAGAGCGTAGTGTAGATTGTggccgccgcgagcacccCCAGTTGCCCCGAGAAGTGGCGGTGACCTTCCGGCAGTGGcagtcggcggcggcggcggcggcggcgccactgtTTTCTGACCCAGCTGCccccgctccacctcctcaaGCTTCTCATAGTACTCCCGTTGCACACTATCTGGGGCATCTCGCGACACAGTCCAGCGGCCAAGCTGCGCATCGTAGTAATACCAATTTCGCGTCACTGGAAGGCCGCTTTCGTCTAGCTCAGGGGTGTCGCCTGTCGCGGAGTTGCCGTCAAGGCCGCCTTGCGACCCCGCGGGGCCAAAGCCAAATGGGTCGTTGCCCGCTCGACCAACCATGTTGTTGCTCCAGTACTGCGTCGCCTTGTCACTTGCCTGTTTCCACATCTGGCCAAGCTTCGACTCCCATTCACTGGCCAGGCTGGAAAGCGCGccaacgccaccgccaccattgccaccaccgctcagGCCAGGTTCTAGGTCGCCGTTTGCGGCTGCAACAGGGTCTTTGCTGCAGCTAAGGTTCTGTGTCGTGGAGAAGCCAACCAGTTCTTCGCCGCCAGGGCCACGACCTCCAATGTCGAGACCGAGCTTCGATTGCAGCCAACCGACCGCGCGAATGGACATGTTTACGAGCCcctgtgtttgtgtgtgtgtgtgtagggggggggggtggaaagtggggggggagtgggcaagaaaacaaaaggtTTGTGCAGCCGGGGAGCGCCACACCCACGGCCGTGTTGACGGGACAGGAGGAGCTGCCGATTTGTGTAATAACGTCCCTCCTCACAAACACGCAAAGGACGAACGTCTCCGGGggtgacgaagaggaggggcgaTGGGCGGCAGGAAGCACAAGAGCGATGACGCAGAGAAAACCACAcacagaaaaaaggggaaaagtaAGAAGCTGGAGTAGTTAGCGCTGTACAGTACGCACCCCAGGTGAAGtaagggagaaagagaaggagagatgGACAGACGCGCGGTGAGCCGCTTGAGctgagagaaggaaagaggggtaGAGGTATGATTGTCAGAAGAGGactgaagagagaaaaggccgAAAAGGTAAACGAGCACAGAGGATGCTTAGCGAGTGAATCCTTTTTCAGCTTCAGTACGACGATTCTCTTCCATACAACCTGAATCACATTTCACTCTTCCCCAGCTTGTCACAGGTCtatcgcgtggtgcgaagcagctgtAGGCCTGTGCCACAGCAATACGCCGAATCAGTGGCCTAGAAGAAGCAAAAACTATATGTAGCAATGACGAAGTGCTCCTAGGAAGGacagaaaggaaaagcgcACCTAACGGGTACAACGCGCACAGGTAACACTTGCCAAGCGATAGAGCGGGTTAATCCGGCAGTGAGGCTGAAACGGACAACGAGGCGCTTGAGAGTAAgatgggagggagagaaggcgtATGTTTGGAATAGTGAAGGAAAGCAGAGCAACGTATCGAGTAGCTCAGCGTCTTACTGCACCTGGCGATTGATACGAGAGACCTCTTAATGTGAACACGAGagcgcgccagcagcacacacacacacacacacaaaatcagcagcagcgcaccagagccaaaagagaagcaacgagaagtggaagaaagggaaaataAACGAGAGTGAGAGACTGACAACcaccaagagagagagctctTCGTGTCACGGTCTGGTCGTGATGTGCGTGTGAAAGTGTAGTGgcgggagggaaagagggggggggggggcgatgtCATTCACGCAACTGCCTCTGCTGGTGCAACGGAAGCACTGGCACACACCGACACAAACATGTTGGGTACGCGTGAAAACGTATGAACGTATATGAAGTGAGGGTGTACCAAAGTAAAACGACAAGGAATACGTATGAAggtagagggggaggaaTGAAGAGATAAGGCAGTCCAGGGTAGTCAGATGGGGTTGCgtgccgcacacacacacacacacaggcataTACATACATTGACAAGCAACCGCGTAATGTGAGGCAAGTCAAACGCGCCGACATGATCTTATGgtcttccttttttttgtcttgGTATGCATGTGTATGCCTCATGTCGTGCAAAGGGAGATTGAGGGAGAGTGCCAACGGTGTGCATCACCGACGGCAATCCCCATCACCACTACCACAGGCTAAAGCACAAAAGAGAGGGCCCAATACGCTTCCTAGTGACCCGGCTTCTTCTACAGGTCGAGCAACGAGCGCTATCAGCAGTGCGCTCGGCGAGTGGCAGTGTGTCTCATCAGATGCTGGTTCGGTGGATTTGTTTCGGATGCTATGGCTCTTTTCGTTGGGCGTGTGCGAGCGTGATGATAAGCAGAATTGGAGAAAGGGGGCTGCAAAGAAGGAACATAATCCACACGCAGCGGAGTAGGGAAATGCTCATGAGGGATTCGGTGAGACACAAGATGCGAGACGAAGAGGATAGCCAGGGAAACAAAACGATGAAGACGGGGCCATGGCATTCGGCACCTCTTAGCGAAGCAGCACAAACGCGCCACCCATTCGttcctctctgtttttcctGTCCTAGTCGTCGTCCTTGAGGCCCCTACTCCTCGAACAGGCGTGCGTACTCGTCAGCAACTTGAACACGAAGCCGGCGCAGCtcatccgctgctgcgttgcgCTCGTCCTCGGTCCCATCAGTCACATCCGCGCCTAAATCGACCCGCGCCAGGCAGTAGTCCAGGAAGCAGTTCATGCTCGCAAACGACCAGTTGGTCCCGTTGTGAAGCATCCGGTCCGCAAATTGCCGCCACACCGCCGGATCGTGTGTGTCGCAGATGACGGCTAAGTCGTCCGTGGAGAGGTGAGATGAAAGCTGTCGTGCATCGGCCAAAAAAGCCGCCGCCATGCGCCCCACGTTGAAGGCGTTGCACCAGTTGT includes these proteins:
- a CDS encoding putative intraflagellar transport protein IFT88 → MNSNDEDIYAAFQTPDIGSNPWTTSTNPFEAPPQEAMSGNPLMQAPPSQWGRAGMGSAWGVPGSRMGAVGCGLSGAARPMTSNRAVGFRSTNAGGAAVLFDPTGQARMTNMTMGPAPPLKKRSENSQEEELAEMEKQVNKLIEESAMLALQKDYGAALEKAKDAGKLERSLCKKREQYGFVEQINVDLTYAVHFNLAVQYQNHQLYTEALNTYNLIIRNVQFPQAGRLRVNMGNIYLAQQNYLLAIKMYRKVLDETPTAGKELRYHLCRNIANAFVKLGQYRDAANSYETVVEGNGDVNATYNLILCYYALGETEQMKRTFTRLTNCRLTGLDSEEDFEEEEKWKDVLVDDGLSRMRKERHARYLKYIITAARLIAPVLHKDWCVGYDYIISQLRNYEMRDPTSHVASELEMCKNLNYLKHKRYQEAINGLKEFEKKDKSLRARAATNLAYLYFLEGDYDSGEQYSDLSLGANQYNAKALVNKGNFSFVKKDYDKAKELYNKALAVEADNVEAIYNLGLAAKKLGLYEEAVRTFKRMQALVDSNEVLYQIADLSDLVGDPSALEWFNRLIGRVPTDPNALARIGSLYARDGDDVQAFHYYLEAYRYYQVNMDVISWLGAYFVKNEVYDRAVQFFERASHIQPQEVKWQLMVASCHRRRGDYVQAKRLYEQLHRKYPDNVECLNYLVQLCKDAGLNEEANEWFKTMKKVERQQIHSSSSSVGGESGDDEGDSSLEGGSNIHAHRRRTSGTVAPDTAVAGRRAGGGAAADRDFSTGLSDDDIVDGKAKQNGSKGLKKVKDSDSDDEINLPGI